One window from the genome of Fulvivirga lutea encodes:
- a CDS encoding Crp/Fnr family transcriptional regulator, whose translation MSIELIRNIRELVTLSSEEEELVKGSFEPRHLKKKEYLLYKGDISNHMRFIENGCLRSYYINEQAHERILQFGIEGWWVNDLYSYLTETPAQLFVQALEPTTVLQVHRNKLNTLFDDVPSIDRFFRFKMQNAYVSLQNRTIHTMSDSAETRYLEFIKTYREIEQRVPQYMIASYLGITPEHLSTIRKNRMRQDLS comes from the coding sequence ATGTCAATTGAGCTTATTAGAAATATCAGGGAACTTGTAACCCTTTCTAGTGAGGAGGAGGAATTGGTAAAGGGGTCATTCGAGCCTCGGCATCTTAAAAAGAAAGAATACCTTCTCTATAAAGGGGATATCTCAAACCATATGCGATTTATAGAAAATGGCTGCCTCCGCTCCTATTACATTAACGAACAGGCCCATGAGCGAATATTGCAATTTGGAATTGAAGGCTGGTGGGTAAATGATTTATACAGCTATCTAACTGAAACTCCGGCACAACTTTTTGTTCAGGCGCTGGAACCCACTACTGTATTACAAGTCCACCGAAATAAACTAAATACGTTATTTGATGATGTGCCTTCAATAGATCGGTTTTTCAGGTTTAAAATGCAAAATGCATATGTATCTCTTCAAAACCGAACCATACATACTATGAGTGACTCTGCTGAAACCCGTTACCTGGAATTTATAAAAACATATCGGGAAATAGAGCAAAGAGTGCCGCAATATATGATTGCTTCTTATTTGGGGATTACCCCTGAACATTTGAGCACTATTCGCAAAAATAGGATGAGACAAGATCTTTCTTAA
- a CDS encoding pirin family protein, translated as MRFKLISSYFYFDERTGNKVSFRAGDIEYLQAGSGAWHKGMLLKDQPTLGFQLWISLPPELETADAKSVYVTPDEIFRNERFKILLGEHERIKSKIDPPNDMNYLDVNLGPEEKWTYTPPESHDILWLVVYEGKLSGALIASVGELIVFEEGNQPVEFSSEHGASFLLGSAKKFEHDLVFGRGSIHTSESNLQASQMKINKIYGELVQKGTLN; from the coding sequence TTGCGGTTTAAACTAATATCTTCCTATTTTTATTTTGATGAAAGAACTGGAAACAAGGTTTCATTCAGAGCCGGAGATATTGAATACCTACAAGCTGGTTCAGGGGCATGGCATAAGGGCATGCTGCTTAAAGATCAGCCTACACTAGGATTCCAGCTCTGGATTTCACTTCCTCCTGAGCTTGAAACGGCTGATGCAAAAAGCGTTTATGTAACACCTGATGAAATATTTCGTAATGAAAGGTTTAAAATTCTTCTTGGTGAGCATGAAAGAATCAAAAGCAAAATTGATCCTCCTAACGATATGAATTACCTGGACGTTAATCTCGGTCCTGAAGAGAAATGGACGTATACTCCACCGGAATCTCATGATATTTTATGGTTGGTGGTGTATGAGGGAAAGTTGAGTGGGGCACTCATTGCTTCAGTTGGGGAGTTAATTGTGTTTGAAGAAGGTAATCAACCGGTTGAATTTTCATCGGAGCATGGTGCCAGCTTTTTATTAGGCTCTGCGAAGAAGTTTGAACATGATCTGGTGTTTGGGAGAGGCTCAATACATACCTCTGAATCTAATTTGCAGGCTAGCCAAATGAAGATTAATAAAATCTACGGTGAGCTAGTACAAAAAGGTACATTGAATTGA
- a CDS encoding type 1 glutamine amidotransferase domain-containing protein, with the protein MNRGFIILSLLLLFNSCNNDTNEKGRILIVVSNTEDMGDTEKHFAGNNLWEVAPPYHIFVSHGYAVDFVSPTGGKVPFSMDPVGISSYTIKYEKFNEKVENSSTPDEVDYKNYKAVFVGGGYGPLFDVAYNKEIQSIIAGIYENGGIVGGYGHGPGALANVKLSNGEFMVKGKKVTGFPNSTEVTKSWAKEGTLLPIMLEDQLRANGGIFQTKNDLNDKHDVVIDQRIVTTMFLPSSAIVAKEMIIEIEKELK; encoded by the coding sequence ATGAATAGAGGATTCATAATACTATCGTTGCTGTTACTTTTTAATTCTTGTAACAACGATACAAATGAAAAAGGCAGAATACTGATTGTTGTATCAAATACAGAGGATATGGGTGATACTGAAAAACACTTTGCTGGGAACAATCTTTGGGAAGTAGCTCCCCCATATCACATATTTGTTTCTCATGGTTATGCAGTAGATTTTGTATCTCCAACTGGTGGAAAAGTACCTTTTTCGATGGATCCTGTTGGCATTAGTAGTTATACCATTAAGTATGAAAAATTTAATGAGAAGGTTGAAAATTCATCAACACCTGATGAGGTAGATTATAAAAACTATAAAGCAGTATTTGTTGGTGGCGGTTATGGACCGTTATTCGATGTGGCCTATAACAAAGAAATACAATCAATAATTGCTGGTATTTACGAAAATGGGGGAATAGTGGGTGGTTATGGGCATGGGCCGGGTGCTTTAGCCAATGTTAAACTGAGTAATGGGGAGTTTATGGTTAAGGGCAAAAAAGTAACGGGTTTCCCAAATTCAACCGAGGTAACTAAAAGTTGGGCAAAAGAAGGAACTCTATTACCAATAATGCTGGAAGATCAATTGAGAGCTAATGGAGGCATTTTTCAAACTAAAAATGATTTGAACGATAAACACGATGTGGTTATTGATCAAAGAATTGTAACCACCATGTTTCTTCCATCTTCGGCTATAGTAGCCAAGGAAATGATTATTGAAATTGAAAAAGAACTAAAATAA
- a CDS encoding 5-carboxymethyl-2-hydroxymuconate Delta-isomerase, producing MPHFIIDCSENVLNQESPERIMQKVYDTADSSSLFAKGDIKVRINPFKHYNIGESEAFLNVFGNIMEGRTDEQKLKLSESIVAALKNMLPNVPFISMNVRDFEKANYCNRSMV from the coding sequence ATGCCACATTTTATAATAGACTGTTCAGAGAATGTGTTGAATCAGGAATCTCCGGAAAGAATTATGCAAAAGGTGTATGACACTGCAGATTCATCGAGCCTTTTCGCTAAAGGAGACATTAAAGTGAGAATAAACCCATTTAAACATTATAATATTGGTGAGTCAGAAGCCTTTTTGAACGTATTTGGCAACATCATGGAAGGGAGAACGGATGAGCAAAAACTGAAACTTTCCGAATCGATTGTCGCAGCGCTTAAAAACATGCTACCTAATGTGCCTTTTATTTCCATGAACGTTAGAGACTTTGAAAAGGCCAATTATTGTAATCGATCGATGGTTTAA
- a CDS encoding PKD domain-containing protein, with translation MRALLSLLICISFVPTFGQSESISASKYTGCIPFSVSFSYTGGSATSYLWDFGNGKTSTVASPSISYEALGSYEVKLTVNKSDGSSSQLTLPKIIKAIAYPEVKFSTAATSVCINSPIDFFNTTTDAVRYVWDFGDGKTSVEKNPQHTYTKSGKYTVSLIAYNEEECSKVLTKTNLVEVIGVEEILIAADDRNSCISSPTVSFDTSVDYDSYAWDFGDGGTSNLSNPVHTYTQTGAYDISVEVTSENGCSAKKSFDKFIHIYDLPNPIIAQSDSIICEGSVIDFSGNFKTTDAVLWQFSDGFTTDKKQFSKDFTDAGIYTYTVQVTSKEGCTNTIIPENSIDVKNISQPDIDLGITEGCIPFVGHLVNNTPGVLSSEWVINGKKLVGPSTDFELNDPGKYSLKAILTYSSGCTKTVEYDSIFNIYSAKNKIIASSISGCSPVEIEFTLEDQKVTNPFWEIGGITSTEINPVLTFDNPGEYPVSVHFINKFGCDQQLNLKNMIRVFPNEIEYDTPEQVTTCQSTEVFFNGDVGKDFWEWDFGDGVKSNEPHPVHSYEKIGTYTVTLRTNNIHGCESYIDNYNQIEVDKVEAKITSNLVDTTAGCPNFTIQFNTEKKTGASYFWDFENGTTSTDQNPIIDFSTNGQTNVQLTVTNENGCSNTTSQLISSPWPYCSLDDEEGDNQFADTTFVYKHIIKLCGSPAEVNFTNPRWQAESWLWDFGDGTNSTEKFPSHIYTNDGHYYVGLISYYDNGNIDTLDVYSEVIIEKPNANFSYLEEFNCSGYTVTFNQDIDNYKSTTWDFGDGQLSLDSNPTHTYKEQGVYQVSLKVEDASGCTSKVLKNVIVGNDYVIFDYPTNLCENDSLIINHNIKGFETLVWDFGDGEVSTEDLPVHAYKNAGTYQIQVKAHGLDGCSQNITLPEEVTYNTPKADFIVNKTDGCNSLNVTFTNNSTDASSFLWLFGDSSTSSKVNVSHQYNSGTYDVELIATNNSCSNTLSRKNLIVVDSISADFSYSQEQTCLPAKVDFINNSKNAVSWQWDFGDGTISTEENPSHIFNSVPDKPVQLTAISDSGCSITVKKQINSFLTVDFAVSNTEICKGQELVFNNQSKGAKSYIWDFGDGTTSDLINPVHTFSEPGLYDITLIATSIDGCNDKVVKTSYIKVNYVEAEFEIGETDSKCAPLLIDFTNNSKNATQYHWDFGDGAFSSSVDPIHVYSDIGQFDVTIIASDDIGCSDTLIVKDAISSKGPNSKIVLSDSIVCHPDQITFNDTSTVAVRWEWLFGDGNSSSLKSPSHEYELPGVYDISLVSYDDNGCNQFTKFDSVVVIPTPKASFEVDTYNQCLPVSIDITNKSSNLQNPTFKWLFGDDETSTLENPEHTYTKPGVYQIKMEVSNEGFCTDSFELSEKITVYDTTFRKQPDIYRISVIDNQEIDINYDEYKLNNLKYHVLYKKCTFEPDYLPYDTLWSTSNDLYRDLNVKLNENPYHYKIQSQGYCYEPAPLEDLIQYKTIYVKSELIRDSIQLTWNHYEGHDFENYLVSRRPEGGDWEPVEVISKDQNSYKENEALCPGEYYYCVRALNLNGSQYYSESNFSSITVEKNMFEQQHVNIVRTTVVDDQSILTEWNEPTIASDKVVGYDILRKNGNEFELIDYVPKGITSYYDEEVDVQSESFTYQIRVINECDIETTLSGESNSILLQKTTDNYVNKLNWTPYQGWHGGVSKYKLQKLDEYGQWITVEEIDSTNFKTVIDLSKE, from the coding sequence ATGAGAGCTTTATTATCGCTATTAATTTGTATCAGCTTTGTGCCAACTTTTGGACAATCTGAATCTATTTCTGCCTCAAAATATACAGGATGCATCCCATTTAGTGTAAGTTTTTCTTATACAGGAGGAAGTGCCACTTCGTATTTATGGGATTTTGGGAATGGCAAAACCTCTACTGTAGCATCTCCGTCAATATCTTATGAGGCCTTGGGCAGTTATGAAGTTAAATTGACAGTGAATAAATCAGATGGATCATCAAGTCAATTAACACTACCAAAAATAATAAAGGCCATTGCATACCCAGAAGTTAAATTCAGTACAGCAGCCACTTCCGTATGTATTAATTCGCCAATAGATTTTTTTAATACCACTACAGATGCGGTACGATATGTTTGGGATTTTGGTGATGGAAAAACCTCAGTTGAAAAGAATCCTCAACACACTTATACTAAAAGTGGTAAATACACAGTGTCACTAATTGCCTATAATGAAGAAGAGTGTTCTAAGGTACTCACCAAAACTAACCTTGTTGAGGTTATTGGTGTTGAGGAAATTCTAATAGCTGCTGATGATCGTAATTCATGTATTAGTTCCCCTACTGTAAGTTTTGATACTTCAGTGGATTATGACTCCTACGCATGGGATTTTGGGGATGGTGGCACTTCAAACCTTTCGAACCCTGTACATACCTATACTCAAACAGGGGCTTACGATATTTCCGTTGAAGTAACTTCTGAAAATGGATGTTCAGCCAAGAAATCTTTTGACAAATTCATACACATTTACGACTTACCCAATCCTATAATTGCTCAATCTGATTCCATTATTTGCGAAGGAAGTGTCATTGATTTCTCAGGAAACTTTAAAACTACTGATGCTGTATTGTGGCAATTTAGTGATGGCTTTACAACGGATAAAAAACAATTCTCAAAAGATTTTACAGATGCTGGTATTTATACTTATACAGTTCAAGTAACGAGTAAAGAAGGCTGTACTAACACTATTATTCCAGAGAATTCTATTGATGTAAAAAATATTTCTCAACCAGATATTGATTTAGGCATAACAGAGGGCTGTATTCCGTTTGTAGGTCATTTAGTGAATAATACACCTGGAGTGTTATCATCCGAATGGGTTATTAATGGCAAAAAATTAGTTGGGCCTTCTACTGATTTTGAATTAAATGATCCTGGAAAATATTCCCTTAAAGCCATATTAACGTATAGTTCAGGTTGCACTAAAACTGTAGAATATGACTCCATTTTTAATATTTACTCTGCTAAGAACAAAATCATAGCATCATCAATCAGTGGTTGCAGTCCTGTAGAAATTGAATTCACCCTGGAAGACCAGAAAGTAACTAATCCATTTTGGGAAATTGGAGGTATTACAAGTACAGAAATCAATCCTGTTTTAACATTTGATAATCCTGGAGAATATCCTGTAAGTGTGCATTTTATAAACAAGTTTGGATGTGATCAGCAACTTAACTTAAAAAATATGATCAGGGTATTTCCTAACGAAATTGAATACGACACCCCTGAACAAGTAACTACCTGTCAGTCAACGGAGGTTTTCTTTAATGGTGATGTTGGCAAAGATTTTTGGGAGTGGGATTTTGGTGATGGTGTAAAATCAAACGAACCTCACCCAGTACATTCATATGAGAAAATTGGAACCTACACAGTTACTTTAAGAACTAATAACATTCATGGCTGTGAGAGCTACATTGACAACTATAATCAAATTGAGGTTGATAAAGTAGAAGCCAAAATAACTTCTAATTTAGTTGATACTACAGCCGGATGTCCCAATTTTACCATTCAGTTTAATACTGAGAAAAAAACCGGAGCCTCTTACTTCTGGGATTTTGAGAATGGCACTACCAGCACGGATCAAAATCCGATAATTGATTTCTCTACCAATGGACAAACTAACGTACAGCTAACAGTAACAAATGAAAACGGCTGTTCTAATACTACGTCTCAATTAATTAGTTCTCCTTGGCCGTATTGCTCATTGGATGATGAAGAAGGTGATAATCAATTCGCAGACACAACATTTGTATATAAACATATCATTAAATTATGTGGAAGCCCGGCTGAAGTGAATTTTACAAACCCAAGATGGCAGGCAGAATCATGGCTGTGGGATTTTGGTGACGGTACTAATTCAACCGAAAAATTTCCTTCACATATCTATACAAATGACGGTCATTATTATGTTGGTTTAATCTCTTACTATGATAATGGGAATATTGATACACTAGATGTTTACTCAGAAGTGATCATCGAAAAACCAAACGCTAATTTTAGTTATTTAGAAGAATTTAATTGCTCTGGCTATACGGTCACATTCAATCAAGACATCGACAATTATAAATCAACAACATGGGATTTTGGTGATGGACAATTGAGCCTAGATTCAAATCCAACACATACCTACAAAGAACAGGGAGTGTATCAAGTTTCATTAAAAGTAGAAGATGCCTCAGGCTGTACTTCAAAAGTTCTTAAAAATGTGATCGTTGGAAATGACTATGTGATTTTCGATTATCCAACCAATTTATGTGAGAATGACTCCTTAATTATCAACCATAATATTAAAGGGTTTGAGACTTTGGTATGGGATTTTGGTGATGGTGAAGTAAGCACCGAAGACCTGCCAGTTCATGCTTACAAAAATGCAGGGACCTATCAAATTCAAGTAAAAGCTCATGGGTTAGATGGTTGCTCTCAGAACATTACTTTGCCAGAGGAAGTAACATATAATACGCCAAAGGCTGATTTTATTGTGAATAAAACTGATGGGTGTAATTCATTGAACGTTACATTCACAAACAATTCTACAGATGCTTCAAGCTTTCTTTGGCTATTTGGAGATTCTAGTACTTCATCAAAAGTAAATGTAAGCCATCAGTATAATTCTGGTACGTACGATGTTGAACTGATTGCTACAAACAATTCTTGTAGCAATACACTAAGTCGAAAAAATCTGATCGTAGTTGATTCTATCAGCGCTGACTTCTCTTACAGCCAAGAACAAACCTGTCTTCCTGCTAAGGTAGATTTTATCAATAATAGTAAAAATGCAGTCAGTTGGCAGTGGGACTTTGGGGATGGAACAATTTCAACTGAAGAAAATCCAAGCCACATATTCAATTCTGTACCTGATAAACCTGTTCAACTTACAGCAATATCAGATAGTGGATGTTCTATTACAGTCAAAAAACAAATAAACTCCTTCCTTACAGTAGATTTTGCAGTTTCAAACACCGAAATTTGTAAGGGTCAAGAATTGGTATTTAATAATCAGTCTAAGGGTGCAAAAAGCTATATCTGGGACTTTGGTGATGGAACAACTTCGGACCTCATTAATCCAGTTCATACATTTTCTGAACCAGGCCTGTACGACATTACACTCATCGCAACAAGTATAGATGGTTGCAATGACAAAGTAGTAAAAACGAGCTATATAAAGGTTAATTACGTAGAAGCTGAGTTTGAAATTGGTGAGACTGACTCAAAATGTGCTCCTCTCTTAATTGACTTCACTAATAATTCAAAGAATGCCACACAGTATCATTGGGATTTTGGGGATGGGGCCTTCTCTTCCAGTGTTGATCCAATCCATGTTTATTCAGACATAGGGCAATTTGACGTTACCATTATTGCCAGTGATGATATCGGTTGTTCAGATACATTAATAGTTAAAGATGCAATCAGCTCAAAAGGACCGAATTCTAAGATTGTACTTTCAGACTCTATTGTTTGTCATCCAGATCAAATTACTTTTAACGATACATCGACTGTTGCAGTACGATGGGAATGGCTCTTTGGTGATGGTAATTCTTCCTCGTTAAAAAGTCCTAGCCATGAATATGAATTACCTGGGGTTTATGACATATCATTAGTTTCATATGATGACAATGGCTGTAATCAATTTACCAAATTTGATTCAGTTGTTGTTATACCTACACCTAAAGCATCGTTTGAGGTTGATACATATAACCAGTGCTTACCAGTTTCCATAGATATTACCAACAAGTCCAGCAACTTACAGAACCCCACATTTAAATGGTTATTTGGTGATGATGAAACATCAACTTTAGAGAACCCCGAACATACTTACACGAAGCCCGGTGTATATCAAATAAAGATGGAGGTCTCAAACGAAGGATTCTGTACAGATAGCTTTGAGCTCTCAGAAAAAATTACCGTGTACGACACTACTTTTAGAAAACAACCTGATATCTACCGAATATCAGTTATCGACAATCAGGAAATAGATATAAATTATGATGAATACAAATTGAATAATTTAAAGTATCATGTATTGTATAAGAAATGCACATTTGAACCCGACTACCTTCCATATGATACATTATGGTCTACATCTAATGATTTATATCGGGATTTAAATGTTAAACTAAATGAAAATCCGTATCACTATAAAATTCAATCTCAAGGGTATTGTTATGAGCCTGCACCATTAGAGGACTTAATTCAGTACAAAACAATTTATGTTAAATCGGAACTTATCCGGGATTCAATTCAACTCACTTGGAACCACTACGAAGGGCATGATTTTGAAAACTATTTAGTATCGAGAAGACCAGAAGGAGGCGATTGGGAGCCCGTGGAAGTCATTTCAAAAGATCAAAATAGTTATAAAGAGAATGAGGCTCTCTGCCCAGGTGAATATTATTATTGTGTACGGGCATTGAATTTGAATGGAAGTCAATATTATTCAGAAAGTAATTTCTCCAGCATTACAGTCGAAAAAAACATGTTTGAGCAGCAACATGTGAATATCGTTAGGACTACAGTTGTGGATGATCAAAGTATATTAACCGAATGGAATGAACCAACTATAGCTTCTGACAAAGTTGTTGGTTATGATATTCTACGAAAAAATGGAAATGAATTTGAACTAATAGATTATGTGCCCAAAGGTATTACCAGCTATTATGATGAAGAGGTAGATGTACAATCCGAAAGTTTTACTTATCAGATACGGGTAATCAACGAATGCGATATTGAAACTACACTTAGCGGTGAAAGTAATTCTATTTTACTTCAAAAAACAACTGACAATTACGTAAACAAATTAAATTGGACGCCATATCAGGGATGGCATGGTGGGGTTAGTAAATACAAACTTCAAAAGTTAGATGAATACGGTCAGTGGATCACAGTTGAAGAGATAGACAGTACGAATTTTAAGACAGTTATAGATTTGTCGAAGGAATAA
- a CDS encoding T9SS type B sorting domain-containing protein, translating to MKTLITTILICLSTHVFAQLHDNQSINYRIVAVSNDNPRIESVSNEVKLFLPMKLYLPSAFTPNNDGLNDTFGAVGEGIEKYNLVVYNRWGEPVFETNSASAKWDGTYHGTPVPFGSYTYKLVAYGKEFGQVNKTGSVMVIN from the coding sequence ATGAAAACTCTAATTACAACCATCTTGATATGTTTAAGTACTCATGTATTTGCGCAACTACATGATAATCAGTCTATTAATTATAGAATTGTGGCCGTAAGCAATGATAATCCACGCATAGAAAGTGTTTCTAATGAAGTAAAACTCTTCTTACCAATGAAGCTTTATTTGCCATCGGCCTTTACCCCAAATAATGACGGTTTGAATGACACCTTTGGTGCTGTTGGTGAGGGCATTGAGAAATACAATCTGGTAGTATATAACAGGTGGGGAGAACCAGTATTTGAAACTAACAGCGCAAGCGCAAAATGGGATGGTACCTACCATGGAACGCCTGTACCGTTTGGAAGCTACACCTACAAACTCGTGGCATATGGTAAAGAGTTTGGTCAGGTGAATAAGACCGGAAGTGTGATGGTCATCAATTAA
- a CDS encoding PorP/SprF family type IX secretion system membrane protein — translation MARQILLTFILGFVSYSYSTAQDAHFSQFYANPTYLNPSLVGMAGNIRTTVAHREQGTDTYKYSTSMFSFDASLGGRSGWGIQIINDSQMNGVLKSVSYAATLGHRIDINRDSKLAFGIQVGAYQKKLDWSSLTFEDQLHQRNGVVVNTQERFGNENVTQADVHVGLSYSSETIYGGLKLSHLNKPKENFSLDSETTIPIKTTVHLGAMLPISGLRNDGQYVSPNVIYEKQAEFDYLHLGLYYGNGIWTAGMWYRLNDAIITSLGVNISKFKIGYSYDFAISGYKTTNDNAHEISIGYQFDVVKKFKVKNKYKGKCPSFQKYLF, via the coding sequence ATGGCACGTCAGATATTATTAACCTTCATCTTAGGATTTGTTTCTTATTCTTACTCTACTGCTCAAGACGCACACTTCTCCCAATTCTATGCGAACCCTACCTATTTGAACCCATCGCTAGTTGGAATGGCTGGAAATATAAGAACTACGGTCGCTCATAGAGAACAAGGCACTGATACCTACAAATATTCAACTTCCATGTTCTCATTTGATGCTTCCTTAGGTGGGCGTTCAGGTTGGGGTATTCAAATTATTAATGATAGCCAAATGAATGGTGTTTTGAAATCTGTTTCTTACGCTGCCACCTTAGGTCATCGTATAGACATCAACAGAGATTCAAAACTTGCATTTGGTATTCAGGTTGGGGCGTATCAAAAAAAACTAGACTGGAGCTCTTTGACCTTTGAGGATCAGTTACATCAAAGAAATGGGGTTGTAGTTAATACTCAGGAGCGGTTTGGAAATGAAAATGTTACCCAGGCTGACGTTCATGTTGGTTTATCATATTCATCAGAAACCATTTATGGTGGACTTAAATTGAGCCATTTAAACAAGCCTAAGGAGAACTTTTCACTTGATTCTGAAACTACTATTCCGATTAAAACAACGGTTCATTTGGGAGCCATGCTTCCAATTTCAGGATTAAGAAATGATGGTCAATATGTTTCGCCCAATGTGATTTATGAAAAACAGGCCGAATTTGATTACCTGCATCTTGGGCTCTATTATGGAAATGGTATTTGGACTGCCGGAATGTGGTACCGACTAAATGATGCAATCATTACTTCTCTTGGTGTCAATATTTCAAAATTCAAAATCGGTTACAGTTATGATTTTGCAATTAGTGGTTATAAAACTACCAATGATAATGCGCATGAAATATCGATAGGCTACCAGTTTGATGTCGTAAAAAAATTTAAGGTCAAGAACAAGTACAAAGGTAAGTGTCCTTCATTCCAAAAATACCTCTTCTAG
- a CDS encoding sensor histidine kinase produces MTKTKNMGLLNHQIKFPIDSLEEPVSTFEENYIRHLKGHLSGYEPNINMVKVDVSAHLNRAVIRAKKYLDTSRISISQRVKGAFTFYSYPDYFQFILNQIIENGIIYYDQRKTNSFLDIELNIEKEKLFIDVIDNGIGVPKEHIPNIFTCYFRLSHKSKGFGIGLALVKQFVEEMNGSIYFDSAFQVGSHLKIQLPNMFHL; encoded by the coding sequence ATGACTAAAACGAAAAATATGGGGCTACTTAATCATCAAATAAAATTTCCTATTGATTCATTAGAAGAACCAGTAAGCACGTTTGAAGAAAACTATATAAGACATCTAAAAGGGCATTTATCCGGGTATGAACCTAATATAAATATGGTAAAAGTAGATGTTAGTGCCCACCTCAACCGTGCTGTAATAAGAGCTAAAAAATATCTTGATACTTCTCGAATAAGTATTTCACAACGTGTAAAAGGAGCTTTTACATTCTACTCTTACCCAGATTATTTTCAATTTATTTTGAATCAAATTATCGAAAATGGCATCATTTATTATGATCAAAGAAAGACCAATTCGTTTTTAGACATAGAGTTAAATATTGAAAAAGAAAAACTATTTATTGATGTTATAGATAATGGCATCGGAGTTCCGAAAGAGCATATTCCCAATATCTTCACCTGCTATTTTCGCTTATCTCATAAATCTAAAGGATTTGGCATCGGATTAGCCCTGGTGAAGCAGTTTGTCGAAGAAATGAATGGAAGTATTTATTTTGATTCAGCTTTTCAGGTTGGTAGTCATTTAAAGATTCAGCTTCCTAATATGTTTCATTTATAG
- a CDS encoding response regulator: MKSIKVLLVDDHKLLLEGIDAMLSNLEFIKIIGKATSGEEAINEANDKNPDVVLMDIIMHGMTGIEASKWIKEQNSEIKIILISSDVSEELVQLAIQAGVDGYLPKNVDKKTLVEAVKTVHDGERFFSKDVTKVVMDAMYNAKNKPKSKPTKSSELTNREFEVLQQLALGKSNHEIADELFISVKTVETHKGNLMAKLDLKNAVDLVKYAIKNKIIEI; the protein is encoded by the coding sequence ATGAAGAGTATTAAAGTGCTTTTAGTAGATGATCACAAGCTTCTCTTAGAAGGTATAGATGCTATGCTTAGTAATCTGGAATTCATCAAAATCATTGGTAAGGCTACAAGTGGTGAAGAAGCTATTAATGAAGCAAATGACAAAAACCCTGATGTGGTGCTCATGGATATTATTATGCATGGGATGACCGGAATAGAGGCATCAAAATGGATTAAAGAGCAGAACTCAGAAATTAAAATCATTCTAATATCAAGTGATGTCTCTGAAGAGTTAGTGCAATTGGCTATTCAAGCTGGTGTTGATGGGTATTTGCCCAAGAATGTTGACAAAAAAACACTTGTTGAAGCAGTAAAAACAGTACATGATGGTGAACGATTTTTTTCAAAGGATGTCACTAAAGTTGTAATGGATGCCATGTACAATGCAAAGAATAAACCCAAATCAAAACCCACTAAATCCAGCGAACTTACTAATCGAGAATTTGAGGTACTTCAACAACTAGCCTTAGGAAAATCAAATCATGAAATTGCTGATGAATTGTTTATAAGTGTAAAGACTGTTGAGACCCATAAGGGAAATTTAATGGCAAAGTTAGATTTAAAAAATGCGGTTGATCTTGTAAAATATGCCATAAAGAATAAGATTATTGAGATCTGA
- a CDS encoding response regulator, with translation MKRILIVDDIDDLRENIRDILEMENFQISTARNGLEGLEKIMMEKPDLVITDLLMPEMTGLELLQKVKETDATKDIPVIIFSALTDPINMEIAKSLNVDGYITKPCSSTDLLDEIHKIINV, from the coding sequence ATGAAAAGAATATTAATTGTTGACGATATCGATGACTTGCGCGAAAATATTCGAGATATACTTGAAATGGAAAATTTTCAAATTTCTACAGCTCGAAACGGACTGGAGGGTTTAGAAAAAATTATGATGGAGAAACCGGATTTAGTAATTACTGATTTACTTATGCCTGAGATGACTGGCCTCGAACTTTTACAGAAAGTAAAAGAAACGGACGCAACGAAGGATATACCTGTAATTATATTCTCAGCTCTTACTGATCCAATAAATATGGAAATCGCAAAATCACTTAATGTGGATGGGTATATAACAAAACCTTGCTCCTCTACTGACTTATTGGACGAAATTCATAAAATAATTAATGTGTGA